GCACCGCGTGGCAATAAACGTCGGCCAGGCGCCAGTCGGTGAGCATTTCGGCGGTGAGTTCGTTCTGGTCGATGCCGAATTCACGCCGCTCCAGTTCCGCCAGGCTCGCCGACGGCGCCGTGCGGGCGTGATCGAGCACTGCGTCATAGGCGCTGCCAAACGCGGTCGCCAGGGCCAGACGCCCGACCCGGCTGAGCAGTCCGATCGTGAAGGCCTCGTCCGCAGCGCAACAGCCGAAATGATGGGCCAGGTTCCGCGCCGCGACGCCCCGCGCCAGAGACTCCGCCCAGAACCGCTCGAAGTCGAACGACTGGGAGACGCTCTTGCGGCTCGCGCCGAGCAGCGAAACGCCCAGCGCCAGGTTCTTGACCGTTCGCAGGCCAAGCAGCCTCACGGCCAGCGAGAGCGACGCGACGGCGCGGGATACTCCGGCGAGCGGCGAATTGACCAGCTTGAGCAGTTGCGAAGCAATGGCCGGGTCGGCTTCCACGGCGCGCGTGACCTGCTCGATGGTGCTGGCCGGATCGTCCACCATGCGCATCAGCTCCAGCGCCACGCCGCTGGGCGACGGTAGCTTGCCGCTCGACTTGATCTTTTCGTAGATGGACCGGCTCATATCCGCCTCATGCCGTGCTGCGTGTCAATCCGGCGCGCCGCATGCTGCTCCAGCGGCGACAGTCCGTCTCTCTTGGCGCTTCGGAACATGGTCAAGGACGCCGGCGATCAGGTTCGCTTTCTTGATGGGCTTCGTGAGATAGCCATCGCATCCCGCGGCCAGGCACTTTTCCAACTCCCCGCCCATCGCGTGCGCCGTGAGCGCGACGACCGGCCGGCGATAGCCCTTGGCCCGCAGGAGCCGGGTGGCTTCGTAGCCATCCATGATGGGCATTTGCATGTCAATTAGAACGATGTCGTACGGAGCGGATTGATCGACCGCCTTCCACACGCACTCGACCGCCGCGCGCCCGTTCTCCGCGACATCGACGGACGCGCCCGCTTTGCTCAGCATGTAAGAAATCAGACGCTGGTTGTCCGGCCCGTCTTCAGCCAAGAGGATTCGCAGGTCCTTGAGCGGTTCGGGATGCTCGCCCCCCGGCGTCGCCGCCGCCGGCGCGGAGGGGTCCTCCATGTCAACATGGATCGCCCGGGCGGGATCCGCGAGCATGACCACGCCCTCGAGCGGTCCTGCCTCAACCGTGACGCGCATCGTCGTTCCTTCGCGCGGCGCCGTCGCGGCGATTTCGATCTCGCCGCCCAGCATCTCGGCCAGCCGCCGGCTGATGGTCAGTCCCAACCCGGTGCCGCCGAAGCGGCGGGCCGTGCTCGAATCCCCCTGCGTGAACGGCTGGAAGAGCGTCGCGGCCTGCTCCGGCGTCATGCCGATGCCCGTGTCGATCACATCGAATTGGATGTGCGGCGAAGGGGCGTTCACCAGGCGCGTCACCAGGCGGACGCCGCCCTGCTCGGTGAACTTGATGGCGTTGCCCACGACGTTGATGAGAATCTGGCGCAATCGAAGCGGATCACTCTGAATGGACTCCGGCAGCGGCCCGTCCGGTTCGATGCGGAAGTAAATTCTCCGCTCGTCGGCGCGCACGTGCATGAGCGACGCGACCTCGGCCAGCACGTGGCAAGGCGAGCACCTCGTCCGCTCGACGGCGAGCTTGCCCGCTTCGACCTTGGAGATGTCGAGAATGTCGTTGATCAGGCCCAGCAGGTGCTCCCCGTTCCGCTGAATCGTGCGAAGCGCGTTCAGCCGCCGCTCGGGCGCTTGCGCGAGGTCCCCGTCTTCAAGCAACAGCTCCGCGAACCCGAGGATGGCGGTCATCGGCGTGCGAATCTCGTGGCTCATGTTCGCGAGGAACTCACTCTTGGACTGACTCGCGGCGTGGGCGGCCTCGCGCGCCCGCACCAGCGCTTCCTCCGCTTCCTTCTGAACCGTGATATCGAGGAGAATCCCGCGGCATTTCCTCTGGCCATCCGCCCCGCGGCCCACGGACACCAGGTCGTCCACCCAGATCACGCGCCCATCCGCGCACACCGCCCGGTACTGGAGGCGGTGGTCCTTGTCGGCGCGAGTCGCCTCGGCGCAGTCGGAAATCACCCGCTCGCGGTCCTGCGGATGCAGCATGCGCCCGAAGAACCCGTCCGTCAGCCAGTCGTCGAGGTGGTAGCCCAGGCTCGCCGCCTGCGGCGACACGTACGTAAAAACGCCGCGCTCCGGATCGAACTCCCACGCGACGATGTTGGTCCCTTCAATCAGCAGCCGCCACTGCTCTTCCTGCGCCGCCAGCTTCTCTTCGGCCGCCTTGCGATCGGTGACATCCACGCACGCGCCGACGTGCCCCAAGAATACGCCCTCCGGCGTCACGCGCGGAACGCCGCGGCCGAGAATCCAGCGATACGCGCCGTCGTGCCGGCGGACCCGGCACTCGGAGTCGACCGGTTGCCGATCACGCACGGCGATTCGCATGGACTCCGCGAGCTGCGGGAGATCGTCCGGATGAATGGTCTCGGTCCAGCCGGCGCCCTGCTGCGATTCGGCCGATCGCCCGACTAATTCGTGCCAGGACCGGCTCGTGTACGTGCATGCACCACGCTCGTCCGTCTCCCAGATCATCATCGGCGCGGCGTCGGCCATCAGACGGAAGCGCGCCTCGCTCTGACGCAGTCGTTCCTCGATCCGCTTCTGCTCGGTGATGTCCGTTCGAACGGCGATAAGCTCGTGAATCTTTCCGGACTCATCCCTCAGGCCGGCGGCCGTGGCATCCACCCAATAGATCGCGCCGTCCTTGGCGCGGTTGCATACCTCGCTTCGCCATACGTCGCCGCGAAGAACGGTCGACCACATTTCGGCCCAGAACGCCTGCGGATGCTGACCCGAATTAATGAGGCGATGCGTCTGACCTATCAACTCTTCGCGCGAGTACTTGCTGACCTCGCAGAACTTGTCATTAGCGTACGTGATCCGCCCCTCCAGGTCCGTGGTCGTCACGATGGAGTGCTTGTCGAGCGCGAACTTGTAGGCCGCCAGCTCCCTCAGCGCTTCCTGCGCCCGCTGTGCGGCCTGCTCGAGGCGTTCGTTGAGCGACACCAGCTCCTGCTGCCGCGATTCGAGCGCGCCGTTCGCCTCCTTGAGCCTGCGCGATTCGACTTCCAGCTCGGCGGTCCGCTCACGTACGCGCTGCTCAAGCTCAGTGTTCATTCGGCGCAGCGCGCCGCTGTGCCGCTGCGCCAGGCGAACACCAATGCACGCCGCAACAGCCAGCACCCCCACCGAAAAATAGGCGGCCGTGGCGGACTGGATATCGGACGCGCGTGTTACGCGTATGCCGACACAAAGGAGCACAACGACGGTCAGAATGATCGCGTAGGCGAAGTTCCTGCGGTGAAAGAGGGCGTAGCTGCGCATCGGCTGCATCGTTCTCTGCACGCCGGTCCGGGCCTTTCCCCGGGCGGACCGGTAATCCATGCGACGGTCGCGTTCTGCGCGCGGTGCGGTCTCGCCGTCGAGAAGCGCCGACCCGCGCGTTGTAGATTCATCGCGTGCTTTGGGAACGAGGATAAGTTAGACGGCGATGCGAACCCCGCTCTAACCGAGCCGCGCTCCATCCGAGCCGCGACCGTGAGGGAGCGGACCCCGTGCATGCCGCTTGCTCACGCGCGCGACGGTTGACGGGTGGAATGAACAGCATGGTGGCATGCTCTCGCGGTACTCCGCGTGAGCATGCGCTGCACACAGAAAACGCCGCTTGCTCACGGCCGCGGCTCGAATCGCGCCAGCGGGTCGCTACGGCAGCGGCGGATTCCGCAGGCGGACGAACTCCGCCTTCGACGGAATCGCCCCCGGCAATCCCGACGCGTGCGTGCCGGTGCAGATGAACAGCATGTACCACGCCGGGGGAGCGATGTTCGGGTTGCTCGGCGGAATGATCCGCAGCCGGCCGGTCGAGGGGGTGATGCTGTAGTCCAGGTCGATCATCCGCTGCGTCACGTCCATTGAATGCGTCGCCGAACCGGGCCGGATCAGGCGCACGGCCGTGACGCTCGCCCCGACCGGCACAGAAAAGTCGATCGAAAACGACGAGCCATAGTAGATTTCCGAGTTCGGCGGCAACGAACTGGCGACGATCTGCGGTCGCTGTGCGGGCATGCCGCAGTAGGCCGGCGAATAGATCTGGCAGCGGGCGCCGTAATTCTGATACACCGGTGTGTGCGGCTGCAGCCCCATGAAGATCGAACCTTCATAGGTCAATACGCCGGAGGAGTGGTAGCCAAATTTGATCGCGCCGACGATCGGATCCGGAACGGCGGCATTGGATGCATCGGTGCACCAGGAATTGGCCTGTGGGTCGTAAATGTCTACGCTGCTGTCGACTGGAACCGTCGTGCCGCTGCCGTCGGGGAATCGTTGCCCGATTGCAGCCAGCCTGCCGTCCGGCAGTCCTATGATGTAGAAGTGGTTTCTCCACGTCGGCATCGGCCCGATGTCCGTCCAGCTTGCGGTCGCGCCATCGCTCAGGTTGATTCGGTAGGCTTTCCTCAGCGGGTACTCCGCCGCGCCCTCAATCGGCTGCACCCGGCCGGCCTTGATGACCTCTTCTTTGAGCGTGAATGCGGGAGCCTCCGGATCCCGGCGGTAGTAAATGGCCGCCGCCCCGCCTTGCAGATCCGTTGAACCGCCGTACAGTGTCCAGACGCCGGAAGGCAGCAGCTTGCGGCTGCAAATCGTGCCGTTGGGGCAGTTTTCGAGGCTGCCAAATTCCCAGTCTGCCGCGTAACCTCCTGCATAGAATAGACTTCCGTCAGACACCTGAAATATGTGCGGGTAGAAGCTGGTGTTGAACGGGTTCGTCCCGGTGCGGTACTCGGCCGTCTTGAGCGGCTCGAATTTCCAGGTGAGCGGGTCGGTCAGCGCTGGAAATACCCGCAACGGAACGTACGCGTTTCCCCAGCGCCCGTCGCAGCGCAGGCAGGGGGCCGGTGGATCAACGACGGGCTGCGTGCTACATTCGCCCACGAGGCAGCGACAGGGACCGTCAACTACAAGGACTTCGCCATTGCCACGATGTACGACGGTCGGATAATATCGTGACACGCTGTGCAGGGATTCGTCTCCGCAGGCAAGCGAGGGGTCGTCCGGAATCGGATTGCCGCCGTTGTCCGCACAGAAGTTGTCCTCGGAGTGGTCCCAACATTCCGTAATCCCGGGAGCAAAGTTGCCGACGGGGCCAAGCGCGTTGGGCAGGTTGATGTCATACACGGACGTGTACTTCGGCAGCGGCAGCGTCGGCAGCGGAACCTCGCAGCAGTAGGGTGTGCCGCCTGCGATGTAAACCCTTCCGTCTGAAAGAGTTGTGTGACCGCTGCAGAAGATCTGATGTCGGGGAATCCCCTCGGGGGGCGGACTCAGTAGGGCACCCTCCCTGACCAAACGGAATGTTGGCGGATCTGCGAACGGGTCGATGAGAAGCACGTCCGGCCATCCGCCCTGGAGCGTGTGCTGCCCCCAAGCCAGAATTCGGCGGTCGTGGAGAGCCGTAATGTGAATCATGTGGCAGGCGTATTGGAACGACCCGCCGGAGGTCAGGACGCAGGGGCTGCCCTCACCGGGCGTTCCATTACCTTCGACACCGGACGCACAGGGGATGACCGGCACGCTCCATTGCCCCACGGTTGGACACGCGCCCTGAGCCGCCGCGGGTAACGGCGGGATCAGAGCAAGAATTCCGATCACCGACAGAAGACAACAACACAATCGCCACGCGGGCATGTGACACCTCCAGTGAGCCGAGGCGCACCCGTTCGAGCACTCGCGCGAACGATCAGGTGCGTCTTGGCGAACGCATCATCCTCCCGCCCAGCATGCCGGCCAGTGCTCCGATTACCATCATTCCTGCCGTTCCCGGTTCCGGCACGTAGATCGCCATCGAATCGCCAAATTCGAGCGCATAGCCCGGCGGAAAGTTGTCGTAAAGGCTGTCGAGTTGAGTCCAGTTCCCACCTTCCAGCCCGATCCGCTGAATTGTGCTACCGGAGGTCATATACAGGAAGGTCCCATCCGGCGATACACGCAACGTCTGGTGAAGCCACGCGACGCCGGGCATCCAGGGTGCGATATTCCGCCCGGTCGACGCGTCCTCGTTGTCGAAGCGCCACAGACCGCTCCCCGGGGGGCCTTCGCTGGTCATCACGAAGATGTTCCCCGTTGTGTCGATTGTCATAGTTGCAATCGGAGCCGGGACGTACGAGAAGTAGCTCCCGGTGCCGGCCGGGGAGAAACGCAAAATATCGACCCGCTGGTATCCGGCCCGGGCGTAGTAAAGGTCCCCAGACGGGCCGAAATCCAAGTATCCCGCCCCGTCAATCCCGTCCGCCGCATCGGCAAATGTCGTAGGCGGACCGCCTGCCGCGGGATAACGCAGGATCGACGACGTGCCGTTGTTCACAACGTAGTAATCCCCGTTCGGGCCGTAGGTTACGCCGTGTGGCAGGCTCACACCGTCCGCCGAGCTGAGCGCGATGGTCGCATTTCCATCGCCGTCAAGCTCGTACACGCGCGACGCGCCGTAAAACCCCGCCCGCAGCCGCTGACCGTCCGGCGTGAACTCCAGGCTGGTCAGCCCCGCCCGATGCGGCGAATGCCAGAACGGGCGCGAGTTGCCCGTCAGCGGGTCCCACTCGTAGATCATGTCATTGTTGATCCCGCCCTTGAACCACCAGCCGCCCACATACAGCCGGCCGGGAATGAACTCGGCCCGCGCCGCCGCGACCGCCGACAGGGCCAGCGACCCCACGATCACGCCGATCGCCACACGCGCAGACTGACCACGGTGACAAAACCGCATAGGAACACCCGACACTGCCGGCCTCATGCGACGCAACGACGATGACTTGGCGTTTCAGTCTGAGCCGCCGCGGACCACGACGATCAACACCCGATGTTCGTAGTGTAGCTCAAAAAAAAAAAAAACGCAAGAAAAAACCGAACAAGGTGAGGGAGCGGACCCCGTATGCCACTGATGCGCAGCCGCCGCCCTCACACGCTCAACGCAAACTGCGTCTGGCACAGGCTCACATAGAATGGACAGGTCTGCAGCAGTTCATCGTGCCGCCCCACGGTCACCACGCGCCCGTCATTCAGCACCACGATCTGGTCCGCCCGCGCGATCGTGCTGAAGCGATGGGCGATCACGATCGTCGTCCGCCCCGCCGTCACGTCCTCCAGCGCTTCCTGAATCCGCCGCTCCGATTCGCTGTCAATCTGGCTCGTCGCCTCATCCAGAATCAGGATCGGCGGGTCACGCAGGATCGCCCGCGCGATCGCGATCCGCTGCCGCTGGCCGCCGGAGAGCGTGCGGCTGTTGATGCGGGCGCCGTAGCCGGTGGTGGTCTGGTGGTCGGTTTCGATCACCAGGTCGCGGACGAATTCGTGCACGTGCGCCAGCCGCGCCGCCTGGACGATGGCCTCGTCCGAGACGCCGTTGGCGCCGTACGCGATATTGTCACGGACCGTCCCGGAGAAGATCACCGAATCCTGCGTGACCAGGCCGATCTGCGTGCGCAGCCAGTCCAGCGGCATGTCGGCGATGTCGGCGCCGTCGATCAGCACCCGGCCCGCGGACGGCGGGTGAAAGCGCAGCAGCAGCGAGACCAGCGTCGTCTTGCCCGATCCGTTCGGACCGACCAGCGCCACCACCGAGCCCTTCTCAACCCGCAGGCTGACGTTCTTCAGCACGCTCCGATGCGGATTCGACGGGTATGCGAAGCTGACGTTCTCGAACTCAATCGCGTCCCGCAACGCGCCCGCCGGCGGCGCAGCGGCCGCGCGCGGACTGATCTCCTCCGGCGGCAGATCCAGCAGGTCGAAGAGCCGCTTCGCTGAAATCTCGGCCTGCTGAAGGCGATTGTTCACATTGCCCATCTTGCGAACCGGGTCGAACAGTCCGCCCAGACAGACGACCGCGGCGAAAAACAAGTGCGGCTCGAGGTCCTGCGCAAAAACCCGGCTGCCGCCATACATGACGAAGGCGGCCACGCCCAGCACCGCAAGCGTCTCCAGAGCCGGGTTCGTGGCCGCGTCCACCAGCTCGATATGGCTCTGCGCCCGCGTGAGCTGGCGGCCTTCGCCTTCGAAGCGGCGGCTCTCCGCGTCCTGCATGTTGTACGCTTTCACGATGCGAATGCCGGACAGCTTCTCGCCGAGCTGATCCAGCAGCCGGCCCCAGGATTGTGACGCTTTCTTCTGGGCCTTTTTCACGGCCCGCCCGAACACGCGAATGACCACCATGCCGATCGGCAGGCCCAGGAGCGCCACGAGCAGCAGCTTCCAGTCGATGAACAGCGTCAGCACGAACACGCCCACCGCCTTCATCGGCTCGCGAATCACTTTGCCGAAGAGCGTCGTCAGCCCGACTTCCAGCTTCCCGATGTCGGTCGCGAAGCGCCCCAGCGTGTCGCCCGGCGGCTGGCCGCTGTGCCAGTCGATCGGCAGGCGCATCACGTGCGACGCGAGCTGCGTCCGCAAGTCGTGCATCGCCGACTGAACCGCGACCCCGACCATCCCTTCATTGGCAAAGCGGCACACACCCGAGAGCAGCGAGACAAGGATCAGCCCGCCCATGACGATGCCCAGCGTATTCAGACGCGACGCGGGATCGCGCCCCTGCGGCAGCCAGGCCGCCGCCGAGCGCGCCAGGCTCGACCACCAGTGATAGGAGCGCAGCCGCAGCTTCAATTCAACCCGCGCGTCGTCGGCGCGCTCGATCGCGACGGCTTCAAGGTCCTTTGATTCGTGCTCCGTGATGAAACGCATCACCTGGTACGAGCTCATCCGCGCGCCGCCGATGCCGGTGATGCGGTCGCCGTCGTGCAGCACCTTGACGCTGCGCGAGTCGGGTCGGACGTGCTCGAGCAGCAGCCCGCGCGGATCATCCGGAATGTCCGCCGCAACCACCACGCTCAGCCGCCGCTGCGTTTCGCTGCGATCCAGCCAGTCGGCCAGCGTCTCGTGCTCCGCGAAGATCACCTTGAGCAGCGGGGCGACGCTCGAAATGCTGAACGTGTAGAAGACGCTCACGCCAAGAGCGGCTAGCAGTCCTATAAGCATGAAGCCGCGGTGCCGCGCGAGGTACCCCATGCCGCGGCGGAAGTTCGGAAGCCATCCCTGGCGACGGGAATCGGATTGCATCGTCGGGTATCATACGCCAAACCCCGCACCGTGGGGAGCATCGGCGTCTCGCCGGTGCGCCCTAGGTGTGCCCCGAAAACCAGACAAGCCTGCTGGCTTGTCCGCACCCGCCGCGCCGAGCGGCGGGTTGACGTTCGGGAGTATTGGCGGCGGCGCGTTGTGGGTTGGCGCCAAACGCCGTGGGCACCTCAACCCGCCGCTTGGCGCGGCGGGTTCGGAAAGAAGAGCCGCCCGGCAGGATTAATGGAGCACCCCCTGTTTTTTGGAGGGGACGGCACCGGCGCGACTCCGACGCTCCCCGAGTCGAACCGCCGCGCCGCCGCCGGCGTAAACAACGGTGCATCGTCTCGCCCCGCAGGAGCCAGCCTTGGATCGCGAAATCAGCCTCTCCGGACCCGATATCAGCGAAGCCGAAATCCGCGCCGTCGTCGACGTGATGCGCTCTCCGCGCCTCTCCCTCGGTCCGAAGGTGCCCGAGTTCGAGCAGGCCTTCTGCGACCGCCTCGGCGTCAAACACGCCGTCGCCTGCAACAGCGGCACCTCCGGCCTGCACCTGGTCTGGAAGGCCCTCGGCATCGTCCCGGGCGACGAAGTCATTACCACGCCGTTCTCGTTCATCGCCTCCAGCAACAGCATCATGTTCGACGGCGGCAAGCCGGTCTTCGTCGACATCGATCCGCACACATGGCAGATCGACCCTGCCCGCATCGAAGCCGCCATCACGCCGCGGACGCGGGCGCTGCTCCCGGTCGACGTCTTCGGCGCCACGCCCGACATGGACGCGATCAACGCCCTCGCCCGCAAGCACAACCTGCGGGTCATCGAAGACAGTTGCGAAGCGCTCGGCACGGCCTACAAGGGCCGCCCCGCCGGCACGCTCGCCGAGGCCGGCGTCTTCGGCTTCTATCCGAATAAGCAGATCACCACCGGCGAAGGCGGCATGATCGTCACGAGCGACGACGCCATCGCCGCGCGCGTCCGCTCCTACCGCAACCAGGGTCGCGACCCCGACGCCGGGTGGCTGGCGCACGCGCGCCTCGGCTACAACTTCCGCCTGCCTGACATCAACTGCGCCGTCGGTGTCGAGCAGATGCGCCGCCTGGATGAGATTCTCGCCCGGCGCACCCGCGTCGCCTCCTGGTACCTCGAGCGACTTCGCGACGAACGCCGCGTCACGCTGCAACGCGTCCCCGCCGACGTGAAGCTGAGTTGGTTCGTCATGGTCGTCCGGCTGAATGACAACTACGCCCAGGCCGACCGCGACCGCATCCTGCGGCAGCTCTCCGAACGAAAGATCGGCGTCAACAACTACTTCACGCCGATTCACCTGCAGCCCTTCTACCAGAAAGACCTGGGCTACAAACCGGGCGATTTCCCGCTCACGGAGGCGCTCTCCGCGCGCACCATCGCCCTGCCCTTCCACAACCACCTGAGCGAGGCGGACGTGGATCACGTCGTCCGAGTCTTCCGCGGATTATTGTAGAAGCTGTTTCACAGCCCTTTCCGAGCCGCGCGCGTAAGCAAGCGGTTCTTCAAGCCTCCGCTCCTTGATCGCGGCTCGGGAAAGACAACGGGCAAGCCTCCGCTCCCTCACGGTCGCGGCTCGGAAAAACTCACCGCCGCCGCCATGCCGCCGCTGCGATCACCAGCAGCGCCATCGTCCCCGGTTCCGGAATCACTGTCAGAAATACCGGCCCGTCCCCCGATACGCCCGCCGCTGCGAATTCTCCCAGAAAGGCGCCCGTCTGCCCGTCATACTTAAGGATGTTGTCATTCGTCGCAGACGTGACGTAGAGAACGCCATCCGGCGCGAAGACCATTCCGACCGGCGTGTCCAGCCCCCCCGCGCCCGACGCTACGAAAAAGCCCTGCGAAGCGAACGTGGTCGCGTTGAACCGGCGAACGGCGTCCAGCGATTCGCTGGTCACGTACACCACGCCGTCGCGAAACTCCATCACCCGCGGCCGGCCGACTGCAAACGAATTCAGGAACGCGCCCGACTGACCGTCGTAGCGGCAGATGCGGTTGCTGTTGTAGCTCGGCACCCACAGATGACCGTCCGGGCCGAACGTCGTGCCGTTGTCCGGCCCGCTGAGCTGGCCGCTGAAAGGCGCGACGAACTCGCCCAGCGGCGCCCCCGTCTGGCCGTCGTATTTCAGCACCGAGTGCAACCCGAAGCTGGGCACATACAGGTGCCCGTCCGGGCCCCAGGTCATGCCGGTCGGCTGGAGCAGTCCGCCGCTGCCCGACGCAACGAAATCGTCGATGTAAGCGCCGCTGCCGGGGTCGTAGCGCTGAATGCTGTGGCTGCCTTCGCTGGCGACGTAGAGCAGTCCGTCCGGCCCCAGCCGCGCGGCCAGCGGTCCGTCCAGCCCGACGCCGGTTTGCAGCGTGCCCAGGTACTGCCCGGTCGCCAGGTCAAACCGTGAAACCGTGTCGGAAAAGAAATTGCACACCAGCAGTTGCTCGGCCGCCGCGCTGGCGGCCGTCACGTGCGCCAGCGCAAGACCGACCACGAGAACCAAGCCCAGAAGAACTCCGCGTCGCATCTTCATTCCTCCTTCGTTCGGCCTGACCGTCCCGCACGGCCGGGCGTTCTGTAGTGGCGAATCAATGCCAGCTTGCCGACCGACGTCGGCGATTCAAATCGCTGCATCCGCGCGCTCAACTCGCGCAGTTCGCCGGCGCTGGCGCCGGCGGCGAGGGCGCGGCGCAGCGCAGCGAGCACAAAGTCCGAACTGATCCCCGTGAAGAACGTCCACGCCATCAG
The genomic region above belongs to Phycisphaerae bacterium RAS1 and contains:
- the arnB gene encoding UDP-4-amino-4-deoxy-L-arabinose--oxoglutarate aminotransferase; this translates as MDREISLSGPDISEAEIRAVVDVMRSPRLSLGPKVPEFEQAFCDRLGVKHAVACNSGTSGLHLVWKALGIVPGDEVITTPFSFIASSNSIMFDGGKPVFVDIDPHTWQIDPARIEAAITPRTRALLPVDVFGATPDMDAINALARKHNLRVIEDSCEALGTAYKGRPAGTLAEAGVFGFYPNKQITTGEGGMIVTSDDAIAARVRSYRNQGRDPDAGWLAHARLGYNFRLPDINCAVGVEQMRRLDEILARRTRVASWYLERLRDERRVTLQRVPADVKLSWFVMVVRLNDNYAQADRDRILRQLSERKIGVNNYFTPIHLQPFYQKDLGYKPGDFPLTEALSARTIALPFHNHLSEADVDHVVRVFRGLL
- the msbA gene encoding Lipid A export ATP-binding/permease protein MsbA — its product is MGYLARHRGFMLIGLLAALGVSVFYTFSISSVAPLLKVIFAEHETLADWLDRSETQRRLSVVVAADIPDDPRGLLLEHVRPDSRSVKVLHDGDRITGIGGARMSSYQVMRFITEHESKDLEAVAIERADDARVELKLRLRSYHWWSSLARSAAAWLPQGRDPASRLNTLGIVMGGLILVSLLSGVCRFANEGMVGVAVQSAMHDLRTQLASHVMRLPIDWHSGQPPGDTLGRFATDIGKLEVGLTTLFGKVIREPMKAVGVFVLTLFIDWKLLLVALLGLPIGMVVIRVFGRAVKKAQKKASQSWGRLLDQLGEKLSGIRIVKAYNMQDAESRRFEGEGRQLTRAQSHIELVDAATNPALETLAVLGVAAFVMYGGSRVFAQDLEPHLFFAAVVCLGGLFDPVRKMGNVNNRLQQAEISAKRLFDLLDLPPEEISPRAAAAPPAGALRDAIEFENVSFAYPSNPHRSVLKNVSLRVEKGSVVALVGPNGSGKTTLVSLLLRFHPPSAGRVLIDGADIADMPLDWLRTQIGLVTQDSVIFSGTVRDNIAYGANGVSDEAIVQAARLAHVHEFVRDLVIETDHQTTTGYGARINSRTLSGGQRQRIAIARAILRDPPILILDEATSQIDSESERRIQEALEDVTAGRTTIVIAHRFSTIARADQIVVLNDGRVVTVGRHDELLQTCPFYVSLCQTQFALSV
- the luxQ gene encoding Autoinducer 2 sensor kinase/phosphatase LuxQ; the encoded protein is MDYRSARGKARTGVQRTMQPMRSYALFHRRNFAYAIILTVVVLLCVGIRVTRASDIQSATAAYFSVGVLAVAACIGVRLAQRHSGALRRMNTELEQRVRERTAELEVESRRLKEANGALESRQQELVSLNERLEQAAQRAQEALRELAAYKFALDKHSIVTTTDLEGRITYANDKFCEVSKYSREELIGQTHRLINSGQHPQAFWAEMWSTVLRGDVWRSEVCNRAKDGAIYWVDATAAGLRDESGKIHELIAVRTDITEQKRIEERLRQSEARFRLMADAAPMMIWETDERGACTYTSRSWHELVGRSAESQQGAGWTETIHPDDLPQLAESMRIAVRDRQPVDSECRVRRHDGAYRWILGRGVPRVTPEGVFLGHVGACVDVTDRKAAEEKLAAQEEQWRLLIEGTNIVAWEFDPERGVFTYVSPQAASLGYHLDDWLTDGFFGRMLHPQDRERVISDCAEATRADKDHRLQYRAVCADGRVIWVDDLVSVGRGADGQRKCRGILLDITVQKEAEEALVRAREAAHAASQSKSEFLANMSHEIRTPMTAILGFAELLLEDGDLAQAPERRLNALRTIQRNGEHLLGLINDILDISKVEAGKLAVERTRCSPCHVLAEVASLMHVRADERRIYFRIEPDGPLPESIQSDPLRLRQILINVVGNAIKFTEQGGVRLVTRLVNAPSPHIQFDVIDTGIGMTPEQAATLFQPFTQGDSSTARRFGGTGLGLTISRRLAEMLGGEIEIAATAPREGTTMRVTVEAGPLEGVVMLADPARAIHVDMEDPSAPAAATPGGEHPEPLKDLRILLAEDGPDNQRLISYMLSKAGASVDVAENGRAAVECVWKAVDQSAPYDIVLIDMQMPIMDGYEATRLLRAKGYRRPVVALTAHAMGGELEKCLAAGCDGYLTKPIKKANLIAGVLDHVPKRQERRTVAAGAACGAPD
- the vgb_2 gene encoding Virginiamycin B lyase, with amino-acid sequence MRRGVLLGLVLVVGLALAHVTAASAAAEQLLVCNFFSDTVSRFDLATGQYLGTLQTGVGLDGPLAARLGPDGLLYVASEGSHSIQRYDPGSGAYIDDFVASGSGGLLQPTGMTWGPDGHLYVPSFGLHSVLKYDGQTGAPLGEFVAPFSGQLSGPDNGTTFGPDGHLWVPSYNSNRICRYDGQSGAFLNSFAVGRPRVMEFRDGVVYVTSESLDAVRRFNATTFASQGFFVASGAGGLDTPVGMVFAPDGVLYVTSATNDNILKYDGQTGAFLGEFAAAGVSGDGPVFLTVIPEPGTMALLVIAAAAWRRR